The following proteins come from a genomic window of Companilactobacillus pabuli:
- a CDS encoding transglycosylase domain-containing protein: protein MKNLWNSIVNSFKSIKSWSDFAKKANLTIEVIRRIILYSIAGILILLSLAIGLGTGYVSALTSQVEVPTKQEMKSELQDVNNSATLYFSDGSKVDNLQKDLQGKKISLSEMSPYLKKAIVATEDSDFYRHKGVVPKSIFRAIISDVTGIGAQTGGSTLTQQTVKMQMLSSETTWKRKAVEIFLAMRVDKYFSKDEILEDYLNAATFGANNKGQNIQGVQAAAKGLFGKNASDLNIAESAFIAGLPQSPSVYTPYNRVVSGTNGNKQRGQFKDDMSLGMKRKDIVLYRMYRDKQITEAQYNRAKKFDLKKDFLKPAKASSKDIKYGYIYNLLTEQARTILMKRLAKNDGLKYSAVKKDKNLYERYYTQANTELHNKNYKIHSTINKKLYDAMNEQAQQFKGNLGTTHTGSGTDANTGKTVKVSEPVQNGSVLLDNKTGQVLSFVGGVNFKKSQLNHAFNTQRSPGSSIKPLITFGPAIENGLIGSQTMLADFKTSFGKYAPTDYGQTIQNRFVSARETLEESYNIPSVNLYNYLKQQGVSSKKYMSKMGINLSNKEYNQLGITLGGTENGVTVLQQASAFSTFANKGVHVDPYVVKSVSDPTGKTVYKHKGSKTRVFSKQTSYIIKNMLHGVVTKGTASALSYEANFNTKNLFGKTGTSNDYRDNWFIGSTDGMTLASWIGYDNFYHDNYNLASNSTDINQELWAKMANALYDEDESVFNVNKSFKKPSGVESYKVDKETGTYTGSIEYNGITTKVNQHTTNSLYYKGRPEAMSYNNFAIGGKSKNYKLFWDNYFGRSNSYSVVKRLGESSKSANELANENGSGRTSGFSNSTNSSGSSEVTTSSSTTRSSSTTNSTTSNGTTETGTGSSSGSGSGSSSGSDSSSSSNSTTGLETGTSSNQESAGSTGNAVTGNVETGTGSTED, encoded by the coding sequence GTGAAAAATTTATGGAATAGCATCGTCAACAGCTTCAAAAGTATTAAAAGCTGGTCTGACTTTGCTAAGAAAGCTAATCTAACGATTGAAGTTATTCGCCGAATTATTCTCTATTCCATCGCTGGAATTTTGATTCTTTTGAGTTTAGCTATCGGTCTTGGTACAGGTTACGTATCTGCTTTGACGAGTCAAGTCGAAGTACCTACTAAGCAAGAAATGAAGTCCGAACTTCAAGATGTGAATAATTCTGCCACACTATACTTTAGTGACGGTTCAAAGGTCGATAATTTACAAAAAGACCTTCAAGGTAAGAAAATTTCATTATCTGAAATGTCGCCTTATTTGAAAAAAGCCATTGTGGCTACCGAAGATAGTGACTTTTATCGTCACAAGGGTGTCGTTCCTAAGTCAATTTTTAGAGCTATTATTTCTGACGTTACTGGAATCGGTGCTCAAACTGGTGGTTCCACTTTGACGCAACAAACAGTTAAGATGCAGATGTTATCATCTGAAACTACTTGGAAACGTAAAGCAGTCGAAATTTTCTTAGCCATGCGTGTTGATAAATATTTCTCCAAAGATGAAATTCTTGAAGATTATTTAAATGCCGCAACTTTTGGTGCTAATAACAAAGGACAAAATATTCAAGGTGTTCAAGCTGCTGCTAAAGGTCTCTTTGGTAAAAATGCTAGCGACCTAAATATTGCTGAATCAGCTTTTATTGCTGGTTTGCCTCAAAGTCCTTCCGTCTATACACCTTATAATCGTGTCGTCTCAGGAACAAACGGTAATAAACAACGTGGTCAGTTCAAAGATGACATGAGCCTTGGTATGAAACGTAAGGATATCGTTCTTTATCGAATGTATCGTGACAAGCAAATTACTGAAGCTCAATACAATCGTGCCAAAAAATTTGACTTGAAAAAAGATTTCTTAAAACCAGCTAAAGCTAGTTCTAAAGATATCAAATATGGTTATATTTACAATCTTTTGACTGAACAAGCTAGAACTATTTTGATGAAACGTTTAGCCAAAAATGATGGTCTTAAATATAGTGCTGTCAAAAAGGATAAAAACCTTTACGAAAGATATTACACACAAGCCAATACTGAATTGCACAACAAGAATTACAAGATCCACAGTACGATCAACAAGAAACTTTATGATGCTATGAACGAACAAGCTCAGCAATTTAAAGGCAATCTAGGAACTACTCATACTGGTTCAGGAACTGATGCTAATACTGGCAAGACTGTCAAAGTCTCAGAGCCCGTTCAAAACGGTTCCGTTCTATTAGATAATAAGACTGGTCAAGTACTTTCCTTTGTCGGTGGGGTCAATTTCAAGAAGTCACAATTGAATCACGCCTTCAACACTCAAAGATCACCTGGTTCATCAATCAAACCTTTGATTACTTTTGGGCCTGCAATTGAAAATGGCTTGATTGGTTCACAAACTATGCTAGCCGATTTTAAGACTAGTTTCGGCAAGTATGCTCCAACTGATTACGGTCAAACGATTCAAAACCGTTTCGTATCAGCTAGAGAAACTTTGGAAGAATCATATAATATACCTTCTGTTAATTTGTATAATTATTTGAAACAACAAGGTGTCAGTTCTAAGAAATACATGTCGAAGATGGGTATTAATTTGAGCAACAAAGAATACAACCAATTAGGTATTACCTTGGGTGGTACTGAAAATGGTGTCACTGTTCTTCAACAAGCCAGCGCCTTTTCTACTTTTGCTAACAAAGGTGTCCACGTTGATCCTTATGTTGTCAAAAGCGTCTCTGATCCAACTGGTAAGACAGTTTACAAGCACAAAGGTTCAAAGACCCGTGTCTTCTCTAAACAAACTTCTTACATCATTAAAAACATGCTTCATGGCGTTGTTACTAAAGGTACTGCTTCTGCTCTTTCTTATGAAGCTAACTTCAATACTAAGAACCTCTTTGGTAAAACTGGTACATCAAATGATTATCGTGATAACTGGTTTATTGGAAGTACTGATGGTATGACCTTAGCATCGTGGATTGGATATGATAACTTCTATCATGACAATTACAACCTTGCAAGTAACTCAACTGATATCAACCAAGAACTCTGGGCAAAAATGGCTAACGCTTTGTACGATGAAGATGAGTCTGTCTTCAATGTCAATAAGTCATTCAAGAAACCTAGTGGCGTTGAATCTTATAAAGTTGATAAAGAGACTGGTACTTATACCGGTTCGATCGAGTACAACGGCATAACAACTAAGGTAAATCAACACACTACTAACTCGCTTTATTACAAAGGTCGCCCTGAAGCGATGTCTTACAATAACTTCGCTATTGGCGGTAAATCTAAGAATTATAAACTATTCTGGGATAATTACTTTGGTCGTAGCAACAGTTACTCAGTAGTAAAACGATTAGGTGAAAGTTCTAAATCAGCTAATGAATTAGCCAATGAAAATGGTAGTGGTAGAACTTCCGGCTTTAGCAATAGCACTAATAGCAGTGGTTCTTCTGAAGTCACAACTAGTTCTTCTACAACCAGATCTTCAAGTACTACTAATTCAACTACTTCAAACGGTACAACTGAAACTGGTACTGGATCATCATCCGGATCAGGTTCAGGTTCTAGTTCCGGATCTGATTCAAGTTCTTCTTCAAATTCAACTACGGGATTAGAAACTGGCACTAGTTCCAATCAAGAATCTGCTGGTTCAACTGGTAATGCTGTTACCGGCAATGTCGAAACTGGTACTGGTTCTACTGAAGATTAA
- the ccpA gene encoding catabolite control protein A gives MEKKVVTIYDVAEAANVSMATISRVVNGNANVKEETRKRVLEVIDRLNYRPNAVARGLASKKSTTIGVILPDITNLYFASLAKGIDDVASMYKYNIILTSLQESVGDEEQILNNLLSKQVDGLIYMGKQLSKKLKRILANSKTPIVLAGSVDKNNESASVNIDFTDAVASVVGQLTQNGHKKIAFVGGSLENPIDGKYRLDGYKKALKKAHLNFSSNLVFEAEYSVRAGEAIWDAVHSSGATAAYVTDDLLASGILNSAVKAGVKVPDDFELITSNDTILCEVTRPKMSSIEEPLYDIGAVAMRLLTKMMNQEQIDDNTIKLPYSIVKRGSTK, from the coding sequence ATGGAGAAAAAAGTAGTAACAATCTATGACGTGGCCGAGGCTGCCAACGTTTCAATGGCAACAATTTCACGTGTAGTGAACGGAAATGCCAATGTAAAGGAAGAAACAAGAAAACGTGTTTTGGAAGTAATCGATCGTTTGAATTATCGTCCAAATGCGGTAGCCCGTGGTTTAGCAAGTAAGAAGAGTACAACAATCGGAGTAATTTTGCCAGATATTACTAACTTGTACTTTGCATCTCTAGCCAAAGGTATCGATGACGTTGCTTCAATGTACAAATACAACATCATTTTGACTAGTTTACAAGAATCTGTTGGTGATGAAGAACAAATCTTGAATAATTTGTTATCAAAGCAAGTTGATGGACTTATTTACATGGGCAAACAATTGTCTAAGAAACTAAAACGTATCCTTGCAAACTCAAAGACACCAATCGTTTTGGCTGGTTCAGTTGACAAGAATAATGAAAGTGCCAGTGTAAATATTGATTTCACTGATGCTGTAGCTAGTGTTGTTGGTCAATTAACACAAAATGGTCACAAGAAGATTGCCTTTGTGGGTGGCAGTCTTGAGAACCCTATTGATGGTAAATACAGACTAGACGGTTATAAGAAGGCTTTGAAGAAAGCACATCTTAATTTCTCATCTAACCTAGTTTTCGAAGCAGAGTATTCAGTAAGAGCTGGAGAAGCAATCTGGGATGCTGTTCACAGCAGTGGTGCCACAGCAGCATACGTAACAGATGACTTGTTAGCTTCAGGTATTTTGAACTCAGCCGTTAAAGCTGGTGTTAAGGTTCCCGATGATTTTGAATTAATCACAAGTAATGACACGATTCTTTGTGAAGTTACACGTCCAAAGATGAGTTCAATTGAAGAACCATTGTACGATATCGGTGCGGTTGCTATGCGTTTATTAACTAAGATGATGAACCAAGAACAAATTGATGACAACACAATTAAGTTGCCATACAGCATTGTAAAACGTGGTTCAACAAAATAA
- a CDS encoding M24 family metallopeptidase → MKKQLLALQEYLAQNGLDAAYVSNPNDIHYFTGFYSDPVERILALLVFPDKDPFVFAPQLEVEAVKEVGWDKDVFGYLDHEDPFALMAGHIKDVAGNPVKWAIEKDDMSVQKLEALTNQFPDATFPVNLSRYMENAKLIKTPEEIEELKAAGAEADYAFSVAFNAIKEGRTEQEIVAEIEYAMMKKGVMHMSFDTIVQAGANAANPHGGPEKNPVKKDELILFDLGTVHNGYISDASRTVAFGQPDAKSLDIYKVDLEAQYAAMDAAKPGITAAELDKVARDIITKAGYGEYFIHRLGHGMGTSEHEFPSIMEGNDMVLKPGMCFSIEPGIYIPNVAGVRIEDCVYITEDGCEPFTHTSKELKYIK, encoded by the coding sequence ATGAAGAAACAATTATTAGCACTACAAGAATATCTAGCACAAAACGGACTTGATGCAGCCTATGTCTCAAATCCAAACGACATTCACTATTTTACCGGTTTTTACAGTGATCCGGTAGAGCGAATTCTTGCACTATTAGTTTTCCCTGACAAAGACCCCTTTGTATTTGCCCCTCAACTTGAAGTTGAAGCTGTTAAAGAAGTTGGTTGGGATAAAGATGTTTTCGGATATCTCGACCACGAAGATCCATTTGCCTTGATGGCTGGCCACATTAAAGATGTTGCTGGTAATCCAGTTAAATGGGCTATCGAAAAAGATGATATGTCCGTTCAAAAACTTGAAGCTTTGACTAACCAATTCCCAGATGCAACCTTCCCTGTTAACCTTTCTCGTTACATGGAAAATGCTAAGTTGATCAAAACCCCTGAAGAAATTGAAGAATTAAAAGCTGCCGGTGCTGAAGCTGACTATGCCTTCTCAGTAGCTTTCAATGCTATCAAAGAAGGACGTACTGAACAAGAAATCGTTGCTGAAATCGAATATGCAATGATGAAAAAAGGCGTTATGCACATGAGCTTTGATACAATCGTTCAAGCTGGAGCCAATGCCGCTAATCCACACGGTGGTCCTGAAAAGAACCCTGTTAAAAAGGATGAATTGATCTTGTTTGATCTTGGTACAGTTCACAACGGTTATATCAGTGATGCTTCTAGAACCGTTGCTTTTGGCCAACCTGACGCGAAATCACTCGACATCTATAAAGTAGACCTAGAAGCTCAATACGCTGCCATGGACGCTGCTAAGCCCGGTATTACAGCCGCTGAATTAGATAAAGTTGCTCGTGACATCATTACTAAAGCTGGTTACGGTGAATACTTCATTCACAGACTAGGCCACGGTATGGGAACTTCAGAACACGAATTCCCTTCAATCATGGAAGGAAACGACATGGTTCTAAAACCAGGTATGTGCTTCTCAATCGAACCCGGAATCTACATTCCAAACGTTGCCGGTGTTAGAATCGAAGACTGTGTTTACATCACTGAAGATGGTTGCGAACCATTCACACATACAAGTAAGGAATTGAAATATATCAAATAA
- a CDS encoding DUF948 domain-containing protein — MTGGQIAGLIAAVAFVVLVVYLARTLVQTAKLLQELQETMKETTKMVEVLSKNTEQIMDQSTKLVDKTNTLLEDVNHKSDKLNPLFDTVENIGKKTAKATEEKSNSGFNFQNLMTIGNLATVAKTAAKIWPRKKNK; from the coding sequence ATGACTGGTGGACAAATTGCAGGATTAATTGCAGCCGTTGCTTTTGTAGTATTGGTTGTATACTTAGCCAGAACTTTAGTTCAAACAGCTAAATTGCTTCAAGAATTACAAGAAACAATGAAGGAAACAACGAAAATGGTTGAGGTTCTTTCGAAGAATACTGAACAAATCATGGATCAAAGTACGAAATTAGTTGATAAAACTAATACTTTGTTGGAAGACGTTAACCACAAATCAGATAAGTTGAATCCTTTGTTTGATACAGTTGAGAATATCGGTAAGAAAACCGCTAAGGCTACTGAAGAAAAGTCAAACAGTGGTTTCAATTTCCAAAATCTAATGACAATCGGTAATTTAGCAACCGTTGCAAAAACAGCTGCCAAGATTTGGCCAAGAAAGAAGAATAAATAA
- the murI gene encoding glutamate racemase, with protein MSDQRPIGVLDSGLGGLTVVQEVIRQLPNESIIFIGDEARMPYGVKTHEQIISYTREMVQYLIDQNVKIIIYGCNTATAQALDAMEKEFTIPMIGVIKPGAKAATNVTKTNHIGIIGTQSTINSKSYNETIKNLDPSADVLGIAAQKFVSIVESDSANTKQAKENIESTLKPFKNSDYDTLVLGCTHFPMLKKQINDYLPDIKLVDPALKTVEVAKKYLSDNNLLTDSKTRVLQLHATANIDDFSKLAKRWLDVKIDEINLVDLEDAVAMGGKNERNNHRH; from the coding sequence ATGAGTGATCAAAGACCAATTGGAGTATTAGATTCCGGCTTGGGTGGTTTAACTGTCGTCCAAGAGGTAATTCGCCAGTTACCAAATGAAAGTATCATTTTTATCGGTGATGAGGCTAGAATGCCTTATGGGGTGAAGACTCATGAACAAATCATATCTTATACTCGAGAAATGGTACAGTATTTAATTGATCAAAATGTCAAAATAATCATTTATGGTTGTAATACTGCCACAGCCCAAGCTTTGGATGCTATGGAAAAAGAATTTACGATTCCAATGATTGGTGTAATCAAACCAGGCGCTAAAGCCGCTACTAATGTTACTAAAACTAATCATATTGGAATTATTGGTACGCAATCAACTATTAATTCAAAGAGTTACAATGAAACTATCAAGAATCTTGATCCAAGTGCCGACGTTTTAGGCATTGCTGCTCAAAAATTTGTCAGTATCGTTGAGTCAGATTCAGCTAATACTAAACAGGCTAAAGAAAATATCGAATCGACTCTGAAACCTTTTAAAAATAGCGACTATGACACTTTGGTCTTGGGATGCACACATTTTCCAATGTTGAAAAAACAAATCAATGACTATTTGCCTGATATCAAATTAGTTGATCCCGCATTGAAGACAGTTGAAGTAGCTAAGAAATATTTATCAGATAATAATCTTTTGACTGACAGTAAGACACGAGTTTTGCAATTGCACGCGACAGCTAACATCGACGACTTTTCAAAACTTGCTAAACGTTGGTTAGACGTGAAAATCGATGAAATCAATTTGGTCGATTTAGAAGATGCAGTCGCAATGGGAGGAAAAAATGAAAGAAATAATCATCGCCACTAA
- a CDS encoding DUF2507 domain-containing protein encodes MSAKSKDINESTPSEAPQKNEDTLTENYFAVSVLRDFILPDLLDKDTVELLYWAGKNLSRQLILDMDSLPELFQKAGFGKLEISKQTPKSYTYNLTGPEVVQRFDTNNDDPEFSLETGIIAETVEKTIAAYCLGTYTVNSKAKSVSIKIQIDRN; translated from the coding sequence ATGTCTGCAAAATCTAAAGATATTAACGAATCAACACCATCAGAAGCTCCACAAAAAAATGAAGATACTTTAACAGAAAATTATTTTGCTGTTTCAGTCCTTCGTGATTTTATTCTTCCCGACCTTCTTGATAAAGATACTGTTGAACTACTATACTGGGCAGGTAAAAATCTCAGTCGACAATTAATTCTCGATATGGATAGTTTACCAGAACTATTCCAAAAAGCTGGCTTTGGCAAGTTAGAAATTTCTAAGCAAACTCCAAAAAGCTATACTTACAATTTAACTGGGCCAGAAGTCGTTCAACGTTTTGATACTAATAATGATGATCCAGAATTTTCACTGGAAACAGGGATAATTGCTGAAACTGTTGAAAAAACAATCGCAGCTTATTGTTTGGGAACATATACTGTAAACAGTAAAGCCAAAAGCGTTTCAATTAAGATACAAATTGATCGAAACTAA
- the trxA gene encoding thioredoxin has product MVDEVTDKDFEEETKDGVVLVDFWATWCGPCRMQSPVVEQLSEEDDSVKFLKMDVDANPDTPKKFGIMAIPTLLVKKDGKVVESLTGFHNKAQLAKILDGYSD; this is encoded by the coding sequence ATGGTTGATGAAGTAACTGATAAGGATTTTGAAGAAGAAACAAAAGATGGTGTCGTCTTAGTAGATTTTTGGGCAACATGGTGTGGTCCATGTCGTATGCAATCACCTGTTGTTGAACAATTGTCAGAAGAAGATGATTCAGTTAAGTTTTTGAAGATGGATGTTGATGCTAACCCTGATACACCTAAGAAATTTGGAATCATGGCTATTCCAACATTGTTAGTTAAGAAGGATGGCAAGGTTGTAGAAAGTCTAACTGGTTTCCACAACAAAGCTCAACTTGCAAAGATTTTGGATGGATATTCAGATTAA
- a CDS encoding endonuclease MutS2, which yields MNNKALKVLEFDKIKAEIAKYLITTRGKTLLKKLMPMSVESIVQRLIDQTKDGADIIRIKGEIPVRKLADLHDQANRLKKDGNLNGTELAQIGQVLQNTSELKEFFEDLKDEQLDLRQLYDLNDNLIDNPELTKRLARSLDDTGRVLDTASEDLKYIRNQITRLNDQIRHTMEQYTRGKNTKYLTENLVTLRDDRFVIPVKTEYKTKFGGVVHDQSASGQTLYIEPQAVVGMNNQLHEAQVSEKAEEIRILNKLSDLVRPQIDEILENNEVLAQFDLINAKAKYAKEIKATEPIISKDHIVDLRDAKHPLIDPDKVVANDIKMGEGYKTMLITGPNTGGKTITMKTLGLIQLMAQAGLFIPAHEESEIAVFDEVFVDIGDEQSIEQNLSTFSSHMDNIINIIRKVSEHSLVLIDELGAGTDPQEGAAIAIAILEKLAQSRCFIMATTHYPELKIFAYNTPETINASMEFDEKSLKPTYRLLIGIPGASNAFNIAARLGMDKSVVDRGQALMDGESQDLNNMIADLENRRKEFEQKNDQLKIQLAKNKDVQKDYEKKSDALDKSKNSEIQAAKVRANQIVSKARKESDKIIAKLHKLEQDGVAVKEDQIIAAKTGLKNLHQDEAVKKNRVLRRNKRRQQLKVGDTVKSLQYDQIGTIVRKNKDNEFEVQLGILKMKFGADELEKVQNQEPEPEKKPTMVKRTKSTGLSSKLDLRGKRYEEAMSELDQYIDSALLAGYNQVTIVHGFGTGVIRKGVTKYLQRNPRVKSFGYAPASSGGSGATIVDL from the coding sequence ATGAATAATAAAGCTTTGAAAGTATTGGAATTTGACAAAATCAAAGCTGAGATTGCCAAATATCTAATTACGACACGTGGGAAAACTCTCTTAAAGAAATTAATGCCGATGTCAGTCGAATCCATCGTACAAAGATTGATCGACCAGACTAAAGATGGTGCTGACATTATTCGGATTAAGGGTGAGATTCCAGTTAGAAAACTGGCTGATTTACACGATCAAGCCAATCGTCTAAAAAAAGACGGTAATTTAAATGGAACAGAATTGGCTCAAATTGGCCAAGTTCTACAGAATACTAGTGAATTAAAAGAATTTTTTGAAGATTTAAAAGATGAACAGTTGGATTTGCGTCAGTTGTATGATTTGAATGACAATTTGATCGACAATCCAGAATTAACTAAACGTTTGGCACGTTCACTTGATGATACTGGTCGAGTTTTGGATACTGCCTCAGAAGATTTGAAGTACATCCGTAATCAGATCACTCGTTTGAATGACCAAATTCGTCATACGATGGAACAATATACTCGTGGTAAGAATACTAAGTATTTGACTGAGAATTTAGTGACTTTGCGTGATGACCGTTTTGTTATTCCTGTAAAGACTGAATACAAGACGAAATTCGGGGGTGTTGTTCACGACCAAAGTGCTAGTGGACAAACACTTTATATCGAACCACAAGCTGTTGTGGGAATGAATAATCAATTACATGAAGCGCAAGTTTCTGAAAAGGCCGAAGAGATCAGAATTTTGAATAAACTATCTGATTTAGTGCGTCCACAAATTGATGAAATTTTGGAAAATAATGAAGTTTTGGCTCAATTTGATTTGATCAATGCTAAAGCTAAGTACGCTAAAGAAATTAAGGCGACTGAGCCAATTATTTCCAAAGACCATATAGTTGACCTACGTGATGCAAAACACCCTCTAATCGACCCAGATAAGGTCGTAGCTAATGATATTAAGATGGGTGAAGGTTATAAGACAATGTTGATCACTGGTCCTAATACTGGTGGTAAAACTATTACGATGAAAACTTTAGGTCTGATTCAATTGATGGCTCAAGCTGGATTATTTATTCCTGCTCATGAAGAAAGTGAAATTGCTGTTTTTGACGAAGTTTTCGTTGATATCGGTGATGAACAATCAATTGAACAAAACTTGAGTACTTTCTCATCACATATGGATAACATCATCAATATTATTCGTAAAGTGTCAGAACATAGTTTAGTTTTGATTGATGAATTGGGTGCCGGAACTGACCCTCAAGAAGGGGCTGCAATTGCGATTGCTATTCTTGAGAAATTAGCTCAGTCACGCTGTTTCATCATGGCAACGACTCACTATCCAGAATTGAAGATTTTTGCTTACAATACACCAGAAACAATCAATGCCAGTATGGAATTTGATGAGAAATCATTGAAACCAACTTATCGTCTGTTGATTGGAATCCCTGGTGCAAGTAATGCCTTTAATATTGCTGCTCGTTTAGGGATGGACAAGAGTGTCGTTGACCGTGGACAAGCTTTGATGGACGGTGAAAGTCAAGACCTTAATAATATGATTGCTGATTTGGAAAATCGTCGTAAGGAATTCGAGCAAAAGAATGATCAATTAAAGATTCAATTAGCTAAGAACAAAGACGTTCAAAAGGATTACGAAAAGAAGAGCGATGCCTTAGACAAGTCGAAGAATTCCGAAATTCAAGCGGCTAAGGTTCGAGCAAATCAAATTGTTTCCAAGGCTCGTAAAGAATCAGACAAAATCATTGCTAAATTGCACAAACTAGAGCAAGATGGTGTGGCTGTTAAAGAAGACCAAATTATTGCCGCTAAAACTGGTTTGAAAAACTTGCATCAAGATGAAGCTGTTAAGAAGAACCGAGTATTGCGTCGTAACAAGCGTCGTCAACAATTAAAAGTCGGCGATACCGTCAAATCATTGCAATATGACCAAATTGGTACAATTGTTCGTAAGAATAAAGACAATGAATTTGAAGTTCAACTCGGTATTTTGAAGATGAAATTTGGTGCCGATGAACTTGAAAAAGTTCAAAATCAAGAACCAGAACCAGAGAAAAAACCAACGATGGTCAAGAGAACTAAGAGTACTGGTCTTTCTAGTAAGTTGGATCTTCGTGGTAAACGTTACGAAGAGGCAATGTCTGAGCTTGATCAATACATTGATTCAGCGTTGTTGGCTGGTTATAACCAAGTTACCATCGTCCACGGTTTTGGAACTGGTGTTATTAGAAAGGGAGTTACTAAGTACTTGCAACGTAATCCACGTGTGAAGTCATTTGGATATGCTCCAGCAAGTTCTGGTGGCTCCGGGGCAACAATTGTTGACCTTTAA
- a CDS encoding CvpA family protein encodes MLSLLLILLLIYGFYIGARRGLAMEAFYAVGYVLFFALALVTFKALGPKFEMLVPYPSANLGSEFAFFSTKVGMELDNAFYRAFAFIFVCFIGWIIVRFAGLYFKRLTYFPMYNDINILSGGIIAFVVTYVAIFMVLLMMAMVPVSGIQHALEHSFIASAMIKSTPVLTDLLSHLWIGAI; translated from the coding sequence ATGCTGAGTCTGTTACTTATTTTACTTTTGATATATGGTTTTTATATTGGCGCTCGCCGTGGACTTGCCATGGAGGCATTTTATGCGGTCGGATATGTACTATTCTTTGCTTTGGCATTGGTGACTTTTAAGGCACTGGGGCCTAAATTTGAAATGTTGGTACCATATCCTTCTGCTAATTTAGGCAGTGAGTTTGCCTTTTTCTCAACAAAAGTTGGTATGGAATTGGATAATGCATTTTACCGCGCTTTTGCTTTTATTTTTGTATGTTTCATTGGTTGGATCATCGTTAGATTCGCTGGACTTTATTTCAAGCGTTTAACATATTTTCCAATGTATAATGACATCAATATCCTAAGTGGAGGTATCATCGCTTTTGTCGTTACTTACGTGGCCATTTTCATGGTCTTGTTAATGATGGCAATGGTGCCTGTGAGCGGTATTCAACATGCTTTGGAACATTCATTTATAGCTTCAGCAATGATTAAAAGCACACCAGTTCTGACTGATTTGCTTAGTCATTTATGGATTGGAGCTATCTAA
- a CDS encoding DUF1292 domain-containing protein, producing the protein MSEKQPPKDLDEVILSDDQGNEEVYKILFTFESDDYGKSYVFLYPKASEDDEEIEIQAFSFKPDKNGDVDAGDLDPIEDPEEWDMVQEVLNTFTSDEDQ; encoded by the coding sequence ATGAGTGAAAAACAACCACCAAAAGATTTAGACGAAGTTATTTTAAGTGATGACCAAGGTAATGAAGAAGTTTACAAAATTCTTTTTACTTTTGAATCAGACGACTATGGTAAGTCATATGTATTCCTATATCCTAAGGCTAGTGAAGATGATGAGGAAATTGAGATTCAAGCATTTTCATTTAAACCTGACAAAAATGGTGATGTCGATGCCGGAGATTTAGATCCAATCGAAGATCCAGAGGAATGGGATATGGTTCAAGAAGTTTTGAACACCTTCACAAGTGACGAAGATCAATAA
- the ruvX gene encoding Holliday junction resolvase RuvX, protein MRLLGLDVGSRTVGVACSDLLGWTAQGVEIIRINEDKEEFGLDRLGEIIKEKQPTGIVLGLPKNMNNTEGPRVEKSREYGKMVEDRFHLPIDFIDERLTTVQAERMLIDEADVSRKKRKKVIDKIAAEMILQNYLDAKGKLTRN, encoded by the coding sequence ATGAGATTATTAGGTTTAGATGTTGGTTCGAGAACTGTTGGTGTTGCTTGCAGTGATTTATTGGGATGGACTGCTCAAGGAGTGGAGATCATCCGTATCAATGAGGATAAAGAGGAATTTGGCTTAGATAGATTAGGCGAAATTATCAAAGAAAAGCAACCCACAGGAATTGTATTAGGCTTGCCCAAAAACATGAATAATACTGAAGGGCCTAGAGTAGAAAAATCTCGCGAGTACGGCAAGATGGTCGAAGACAGATTTCATTTACCAATTGATTTCATCGATGAGCGTCTGACAACTGTTCAAGCTGAGAGAATGTTGATTGATGAGGCCGACGTGTCTCGTAAAAAACGAAAGAAAGTTATCGATAAGATTGCCGCTGAGATGATTTTACAAAATTATCTTGATGCTAAAGGTAAACTAACACGAAATTAA